The following are from one region of the Lytechinus pictus isolate F3 Inbred chromosome 4, Lp3.0, whole genome shotgun sequence genome:
- the LOC129258887 gene encoding phospholipase A2 inhibitor beta-like: MEILRTLSVCLVFLLPLLSSVKNESCQLPSSAIPLGCVCSGLTLVCTGFWPTNAQLHTGDMDKVLESLTIKNTTRTTLLKCESVFGTLPKLKRLDLSSNQINFTKPRSFSSNCFPNLEQLILDNNALRLNAHTTFKSLDRLRGLHLNNALYKNQSVSEQLTHTFIRSAMPSLEEIMLNDNMLGDLSPSTFNFNVSGSSPISRIHLRNSRLGVIQPQLFEVETLPNLSFIDLSMNRITGLPEENLESFNKFSSVLMINLTGNPLTCNCQLEDFVIWLKSNSTIVINPETLNCSDESIIHGGKRIIDLDPEDLTCTHIQNTDMDEQMKTSYILLIAVLSIIGILAIVILFMRRKEIIKFCNQMKQATKETFDTHHTSYVYSDITRATRETPEHSAVDV, encoded by the coding sequence ATGGAGATCCTTAGGACTCTTTCTGTTTGCCTTGTTTTTTTGCTTCCACTCCTGTCTTCTGTTAAAAACGAATCGTGCCAGCTACCATCTTCAGCGATTCCTCTAGGTTGTGTATGTTCAGGACTCACCCTTGTGTGTACGGGTTTCTGGCCAACGAACGCCCAACTTCACACCGGGGATATGGACAAGGTTTTAGAGTCCTTGACAATTAAGAACACCACCCGTACTACTCTCCTCAAATGTGAATCCGTGTTTGGTACGTTGCCGAAGCTTAAGAGATTGGACTTAAGTAGCAACCaaatcaatttcacaaaacCTAGGTCCTTTAGTTCTAATTGTTTTCCAAATTTAGAGCAGTTAATTTTAGATAACAATGCCCTAAGGCTGAATGCACACACAACATTTAAGAGCCTTGATAGACTCCGTGGGCTACATCTGAACAATGCACTCTACAAAAACCAAAGTGTGTCGGAGCAGCTCACGCACACGTTCATAAGATCGGCCATGCCGAGCTTGGAAGAGATCATGCTCAATGACAATATGCTTGGAGATCTGAGTCCGAGCACCTTTAACTTTAACGTGTCTGGTTCCAGTCCTATAAGCAGGATACACCTGCGGAACAGTAGACTTGGTGTGATTCAACCTCAGCTGTTTGAGGTAGAAACGCTCCCCAATCTCTCCTTCATCGATTTGAGTATGAACAGGATCACAGGGTTACCGGAGGAGAACCTAGAAAGCTTCAACAAATTCTCCAGCGTGCTCATGATCAATCTGACCGGTAACCCTCTAACCTGTAACTGCCAGCTAGAGGATTTTGTGATTTGGTTGAAGTCGAACAGCACGATAGTCATCAATCCAGAGACCCTGAACTGCTCAGATGAGAGCATCATCCACGGCGGTAAGCGCATCATCGACCTTGATCCAGAGGATTTGACCTGCACCCACATCCAGAATACAGATATGGACGAACAGATGAAAACATCGTACATCCTTCTGATAGCAGTGCTTAGCATCATCGGTATCTTGGCCATCGTCATCCTCTTCATGAGAAGGAAAGAGATCATCAAGTTCTGCAACCAGATGAAGCAAGCCACCAAGGAAACCTTCGATACGCACCATACGTCCTACGTCTACAGCGATATCACCCGAGCGACACGAGAAACCCCGGAACACTCTGCAGTAGATGTTTGA